The sequence CCAGCACCGATTCTGGCTTCGGTGGCAGCCGTCTTGGCCTATCGGTAAAGTGCCGCCGATCCGCTACCTGATCCCGAGGGTGAACACGCAATGATCGAGGATTCCTTGGATGAGCCGTTCGCAGAAGAATACCAAAGAAGAACATCTGTTCGCTGCCATGTTTCGGGGGGCCGTGCGTTTAAGCCCTATTGCCGAAAAGACGGTTGCACCTGATGTTGTCATCAAACGCTTCAACAGTTATAGCCGGAAGAGTGGCCTCCACCAAGCGCTCATGGAGATTGGGCGAGCGGTCGAAACAGTCTATGCCGCACGCTTTTTAGAAGATCCTGAATTACGTGCAGAGAATCATCGCAATCTCTGTCACGGTGAAGCATGGAACAGCATGACGCGCCACATCTTTTCCTTTAATCGTGCCATTATGCGTGAAAATAATGTTGAAGAACAAGAGCGGC comes from Herpetosiphon gulosus and encodes:
- a CDS encoding Tn3 family transposase produces the protein MSRSQKNTKEEHLFAAMFRGAVRLSPIAEKTVAPDVVIKRFNSYSRKSGLHQALMEIGRAVETVYAARFLEDPELRAENHRNLCHGEAWNSMTRHIFSFNRAIMRENNVEEQERLALSLLLVQNMIVVWNVSHMSRAISHLKQQGFRFDLADLKHTTPLLTSHIRMIPDFILKVEHGQNMNSMIANPI